In one Gossypium hirsutum isolate 1008001.06 chromosome D09, Gossypium_hirsutum_v2.1, whole genome shotgun sequence genomic region, the following are encoded:
- the LOC107890887 gene encoding CASP-like protein 4A3, giving the protein MEPKASMKNNQTLDDIMKQSSSSNSDSLSHLDSPHSPLRSDHGDSVPPDPQNTSSPHVPPAVSPPVDNCKALVAFDKSTQFNANSSPFASPPLPPTTPPQQPLQLSVNRSVREEGQGMTTKTKVSGGGGRGGGARAVAAVLRRSKVKETVKMAALGFRLSEIVLCLISFSVMAADKTSGWSGDSFDRYKEYRYCLSVNVIGFVYAGFQAYALAYHLIMRKHVIRHYLRQHFDFFMDQILAYLLLSASSAAATRIDDWQSNWGKDEFTEMTSASVAMAFLAFTAFALSSLLSGYELCTHESA; this is encoded by the exons ATGGAACCCAAAGCCTCGATGAAAAACAATCAAACTCTCGATGACATCATGAAACAATCCTCTTCCTCAAACTCCGACTCACTGTCTCACCTCGACTCGCCCCACTCACCTCTCCGATCAGACCACGGTGACTCCGTCCCACCCGATCCCCAAAATACCTCCTCTCCTCATGTTCCTCCGGCAGTCTCCCCCCCAGTTGACAACTGCAAGGCACTCGTCGCCTTCGACAAGTCCACCCAGTTCAACGCCAATTCTTCCCCGTTTGCTTCGCCTCCGCTTCCGCCGACTACTCCACCGCAACAACCCTTGCAATTGTCAGTGAACCGATCGGTGAGGGAGGAAGGACAGGGGATGACGACGAAGACGAAAGTGAGTGGTGGAGGGGGAAGGGGAGGAGGAGCAAGGGCAGTGGCGGCTGTGCTGAGGAGATCGAAGGTGAAGGAGACTGTGAAGATGGCAGCTCTAGGGTTTCGATTAAGTGAAATTGTTTTATGCTTGATATCTTTCTCTGTTATGGCTGCTGATAAAACCTCAGGCTGGAGCGGTGACTCTTTCGACCGCTATAAAGAATACAG gTATTGCCTATCGGTAAATGTGATTGGATTTGTATATGCGGGGTTTCAAGCCTATGCTCTAGCTTATCATCTCATCATGCGAAAACATGTCATTCGCCATTACCTTCGTCAGCATTTTGATTTCTTCATGGATCAG ATACTAGCCTATCTTTTGCTTTCAGCATCATCTGCAGCAGCCACCCGAATAGATGATTGGCAATCTAATTGGGGCAAAGATGAATTCACTGAGATGACTAGTGCCTCAGTTGCAATGGCCTTTCTGGCTTTTACTGCATTTGCATTAAGCTCGCTTTTATCTGGTTACGAACTCTGTACCCATGAATCTGCTTGA
- the LOC107890886 gene encoding protein argonaute 1 isoform X2 — MVRKKRTDVPSAGGESSQSHDTGVGSGRATQRPPQQGGAGGGGYSTGRGLVPQSQQTGRGGYSAGGRGRGTSQQQFAERPPEYQGRGRGGPPQQGGRGSYGSGRGSGGGPFHGGPSRPPYPELHQATQPFHGPASFEAGSSSRPPEHAPSAQSLHIPEEAGQAIQPVPSSSKSVRFPLRPGKGCTGTKCIVKANHFFAELPDKDLHQYDVTITPEVASRGVNRAVMEQLVKLYRESYLGKHLPAYDGRKSLYTAGPLPFVSKEFTITLIDDDDGSGMQRECEFRVVIKLAARADLHHLGLFLQGKQADAPQEALQVLDIVLRELPTSRYCPVGRSFYSPYLGRRQSLGEGIESWRGFYQSIRPTQMGLSLNIDMSSTAFIEPLPVIDFVAQLLNRDVSSRPLSDADRVKIKKALRGVKVEVTHRGNMRRKYRISGLTSQATRELTFPVDERGTMKSVVEYFYETYGFVIQHTQWPCLQVGNQQRANYLPMEVCKIVEGQRYSKRLNERQITALLRVTCQRPQEREYDIIETVHQNAYHEDPHAKEFGIKISEKLASVEARILPAPWLKYHDTGREKNCLPQVGQWNMMNKKMVNGGTVNNWICINFSRQVQDSVALRFCYELSQMCYISGMAFTPEPVLPPISARPEQVEKVLKTRYHDAMTKLQTQRKELDLLIVILPDNNGSLYGDLKRICETDLGIVSQCCLTKHVFKMSKQYLANVALKINVKVGGRNTVLVDAISRRIPLVSDRPTIIFGADVTHPHPGEDSSPSIAAVVASQDWPEITKYAGLVCAQAHRQELIQDLFKTWQDPVRGTVSGGMIKELLISFRRATGHKPQRIIFYRDGVSEGQFYQVLLYELDAIRKACASLEPNYQPPVTFVVVQKRHHTRLFANNHNDRNAVDKSGNILPGTVVDSKICHPTEFDFYLCSHAGIQGTSRPAHYHVLWDENKFTADALQSLTNNLCYTYARCTRSVSIVPPAYYAHLAAFRARFYMEPETSDSGSMISGPAAGRGGMGGSAGPRSTRAPAAATAVRPLPALKENVKRVMFYC, encoded by the exons ATGGTTAGGAAGAAGAGAACTGATGTTCCTTCTGCTGGAGGTGAGAGCTCCCAGTCCCATGACACTGGTGTTGGCAGTGGTCGTGCTACCCAACGCCCTCCTCAGCAAGGAGGAGCTGGAGGGGGAGGTTACTCAACTGGAAGAGGTCTGGTTCCACAGTCCCAGCAAACTGGTCGGGGAGGTTACAGTGCTGGTGGTCGGGGTCGCGGTACGTCACAACAGCAGTTTGCTGAAAGACCCCCTGAATACCAAGGTAGAGGAAGGGGTGGGCCTCCCCAGCAAGGAGGTCGTGGGAGCTATGGAAGTGGTCGAGGCAGTGGAGGAGGgcctttccatggtggaccatCCCGACCACCTTATCCCGAGCTGCACCAAGCAACCCAACCTTTTCATGGGCCTGCATCATTTGAGGCAGGTTCTTCATCCAGACCCCCTGAGCATGCACCATCGGCACAGTCGCTTCACATCCCGGAAGAAGCTGGCCAAGCAATTCAGCCAGTCCCTTCATCAAGCAAGTCTGTGAGGTTTCCTCTTCGGCCTGGAAAGGGTTGCACTGGCACAAAGTGTATAGTCAAGGCTAATCATTTCTTTGCTGAATTGCCAGATAAAGATTTGCACCAGTATGAT GTTACTATAACACCGGAGGTTGCATCACGTGGAGTGAACCGAGCTGTAATGGAGCAGCTGGTAAAATTATACAGAGAATCATATCTTGGAAAGCACCTTCCTGCTTATGATGGTCGAAAGAGCCTTTACACCGCTGGGCCTCTCCCTTTTGTGTCAAAGGAGTTTACGATCACCcttattgatgatgatgatgggtcGGGAATGCAAAG AGAGTGCGAATTTAGAGTTGTGATCAAACTGGCTGCACGTGCTGATCTGCATCATCTTGGACTCTTTCTGCAAGGGAAGCAAGCTGATGCACCTCAGGAAGCTCTTCAGGTTCTTGACATTGTTCTTCGTGAATTACCTACTTCTAG GTACTGTCCTGTTGGCCGTTCATTTTACTCCCCTTACCTAGGGAGAAGGCAATCTTTGGGTGAGGGAATAGAAAGTTGGCGTGGTTTCTACCAAAGCATTCGTCCCACACAGATGGGGCTCTCACTTAATATTG ATATGTCTTCAACTGCTTTCATTGAGCCATTGCCAGTTATTGATTTTGTGGCACAATTGCTGAATCGGGATGTTTCTTCTAGACCACTATCTGATGCTGATCGTGTGAAG ATCAAAAAGGCTCTTAGAGGAGTCAAGGTGGAAGTTACGCACCGAGGAAACATGCGAAGAAAATATCGCATATCTGGTTTAACATCACAAGCAACTAGAGAGCTGAC TTTTCCTGTAGATGAAAGAGGTACAATGAAATCTGTTGTGGAGTACTTTTATGAAACTTATGGTTTCGTAATCCAACACACCCAATGGCCTTGTCTACAAGTCGGAAACCAGCAGAGAGCAAATTATTTGCCAATGGAG GTATGCAAGATTGTTGAGGGTCAGAGGTACTCCAAGAGGTTGAATGAGAGACAGATCACTGCTCTGCTGAGGGTCACCTGCCAGCGTCCTCAGGAAAGGGAGTATGATATCATTGAG ACAGTACATCAGAATGCTTACCATGAGGACCCTCATGCCAAGGAATTTGGAATTAAAATTAGCGAGAAGCTTGCTTCAGTTGAAGCACGCATTCTACCTGCACCATGG CTTAAATATCATGATACGGGTAGAGAGAAGAACTGCCTTCCTCAAGTTGGGCAATGGAATATGATGAATAAG AAAATGGTTAATGGTGGGACTGTAAACAACTGGATCTGCATAAATTTTTCTCGGCAAGTCCAAGATAGTGTGGCACTAAGGTTTTGTTATGAACTTTCACAAATGTGTTATATCTCTGGCATG GCTTTTACTCCTGAACCAGTGCTTCCTCCAATTAGTGCTCGTCCAGAGCAAGTGGAGAAGGTCTTGAAAACAAGATATCATGATGCCATGACTAAACTCCAAACCCAGCGCAAAGAGCTTGACCTGCTAATTGTTATTCTTCCAGACAATAATGGCTCTCTTTATG GTGATTTGAAAAGGATTTGTGAGACAGATCTTGGAATTGTTTCTCAGTGCTGCTTGACTAAACATGTATTTAAAATGAGCAAACAGTATTTGGCTAATGTGGCATTGAAGATTAATGTCAAGGTTGGAGGAAGGAATACAGTTCTTGTTGATGCGATATCACGACGAATACCTCTAGTCAGTGACCGACCGACTATAATTTTTGGTGCTGATGTTACCCATCCGCACCCTGGGGAGGATTCAAGCCCTTCTATTGCAGCT GTTGTTGCCTCCCAAGATTGGCCCGAGATTACGAAGTATGCTGGTTTGGTTTGTGCTCAAGCTCATCGCCAGGAGCTCATCCAAGATTTATTCAAGACATGGCAGGATCCAGTAAGGGGGACTGTTTCTGGTGGCATGATTAA GGAGCTCCTAATATCTTTCCGAAGAGCAACTGGACATAAGCCACAGCGCATCATATTCTACAG GGATGGTGTCAGTGAAGGCCAGTTTTATCAAGTGTTGTTGTATGAACTAGATGCTATTCGTAAG GCATGTGCTTCTTTGGAGCCAAATTATCAGCCTCCTGTTACCTTTGTTGTAGTACAAAAGCGACACCACACAAGGTTGTTTGCTAACAACCATAATGATCGCAATGCTGTTGACAAGAGTGGGAATATTTTGCCTG GCACAGTGGTGGACTCCAAAATCTGTCATCCCACGGAGTTTGACTTCTACTTATGTAGCCATGCTGGGATTCAG GGTACAAGCCGTCCAGCTCATTATCATGTGCTATGGGATGAGAACAAGTTTACAGCTGATGCTTTGCAGTCTCTTACAAATAACCTTTGCTATAC ATATGCAAGGTGCACGCGATCTGTGTCTATCG TTCCCCCTGCATACTATGCTCATCTTGCTGCATTCCGAGCTCGTTTTTACATGGAACCAGAGACTTCAGACAGTGGATCAATGATAAGTGGCCCTGCAGCAGGGCGAGGAGGTATGGGTGGAAGTGCTGGTCCACGAAGCACAAGAGCACCTGCTGCTGCTACTGCTGTGAGACCTCTGCCTGCCCTTAAGGAAAATGTCAAGCGGGTTATGTTTTATTGTTAG
- the LOC107890886 gene encoding protein argonaute 1 isoform X1 — translation MVRKKRTDVPSAGGESSQSHDTGVGSGRATQRPPQQGGAGGGGYSTGRGLVPQSQQTGRGGYSAGGRGRGTSQQQFAERPPEYQGRGRGGPPQQGGRGSYGSGRGSGGGPFHGGPSRPPYPELHQATQPFHGPASFEAGSSSRPPEHAPSAQSLHIPEEAGQAIQPVPSSSKSVRFPLRPGKGCTGTKCIVKANHFFAELPDKDLHQYDVTITPEVASRGVNRAVMEQLVKLYRESYLGKHLPAYDGRKSLYTAGPLPFVSKEFTITLIDDDDGSGMQRRECEFRVVIKLAARADLHHLGLFLQGKQADAPQEALQVLDIVLRELPTSRYCPVGRSFYSPYLGRRQSLGEGIESWRGFYQSIRPTQMGLSLNIDMSSTAFIEPLPVIDFVAQLLNRDVSSRPLSDADRVKIKKALRGVKVEVTHRGNMRRKYRISGLTSQATRELTFPVDERGTMKSVVEYFYETYGFVIQHTQWPCLQVGNQQRANYLPMEVCKIVEGQRYSKRLNERQITALLRVTCQRPQEREYDIIETVHQNAYHEDPHAKEFGIKISEKLASVEARILPAPWLKYHDTGREKNCLPQVGQWNMMNKKMVNGGTVNNWICINFSRQVQDSVALRFCYELSQMCYISGMAFTPEPVLPPISARPEQVEKVLKTRYHDAMTKLQTQRKELDLLIVILPDNNGSLYGDLKRICETDLGIVSQCCLTKHVFKMSKQYLANVALKINVKVGGRNTVLVDAISRRIPLVSDRPTIIFGADVTHPHPGEDSSPSIAAVVASQDWPEITKYAGLVCAQAHRQELIQDLFKTWQDPVRGTVSGGMIKELLISFRRATGHKPQRIIFYRDGVSEGQFYQVLLYELDAIRKACASLEPNYQPPVTFVVVQKRHHTRLFANNHNDRNAVDKSGNILPGTVVDSKICHPTEFDFYLCSHAGIQGTSRPAHYHVLWDENKFTADALQSLTNNLCYTYARCTRSVSIVPPAYYAHLAAFRARFYMEPETSDSGSMISGPAAGRGGMGGSAGPRSTRAPAAATAVRPLPALKENVKRVMFYC, via the exons ATGGTTAGGAAGAAGAGAACTGATGTTCCTTCTGCTGGAGGTGAGAGCTCCCAGTCCCATGACACTGGTGTTGGCAGTGGTCGTGCTACCCAACGCCCTCCTCAGCAAGGAGGAGCTGGAGGGGGAGGTTACTCAACTGGAAGAGGTCTGGTTCCACAGTCCCAGCAAACTGGTCGGGGAGGTTACAGTGCTGGTGGTCGGGGTCGCGGTACGTCACAACAGCAGTTTGCTGAAAGACCCCCTGAATACCAAGGTAGAGGAAGGGGTGGGCCTCCCCAGCAAGGAGGTCGTGGGAGCTATGGAAGTGGTCGAGGCAGTGGAGGAGGgcctttccatggtggaccatCCCGACCACCTTATCCCGAGCTGCACCAAGCAACCCAACCTTTTCATGGGCCTGCATCATTTGAGGCAGGTTCTTCATCCAGACCCCCTGAGCATGCACCATCGGCACAGTCGCTTCACATCCCGGAAGAAGCTGGCCAAGCAATTCAGCCAGTCCCTTCATCAAGCAAGTCTGTGAGGTTTCCTCTTCGGCCTGGAAAGGGTTGCACTGGCACAAAGTGTATAGTCAAGGCTAATCATTTCTTTGCTGAATTGCCAGATAAAGATTTGCACCAGTATGAT GTTACTATAACACCGGAGGTTGCATCACGTGGAGTGAACCGAGCTGTAATGGAGCAGCTGGTAAAATTATACAGAGAATCATATCTTGGAAAGCACCTTCCTGCTTATGATGGTCGAAAGAGCCTTTACACCGCTGGGCCTCTCCCTTTTGTGTCAAAGGAGTTTACGATCACCcttattgatgatgatgatgggtcGGGAATGCAAAG AAGAGAGTGCGAATTTAGAGTTGTGATCAAACTGGCTGCACGTGCTGATCTGCATCATCTTGGACTCTTTCTGCAAGGGAAGCAAGCTGATGCACCTCAGGAAGCTCTTCAGGTTCTTGACATTGTTCTTCGTGAATTACCTACTTCTAG GTACTGTCCTGTTGGCCGTTCATTTTACTCCCCTTACCTAGGGAGAAGGCAATCTTTGGGTGAGGGAATAGAAAGTTGGCGTGGTTTCTACCAAAGCATTCGTCCCACACAGATGGGGCTCTCACTTAATATTG ATATGTCTTCAACTGCTTTCATTGAGCCATTGCCAGTTATTGATTTTGTGGCACAATTGCTGAATCGGGATGTTTCTTCTAGACCACTATCTGATGCTGATCGTGTGAAG ATCAAAAAGGCTCTTAGAGGAGTCAAGGTGGAAGTTACGCACCGAGGAAACATGCGAAGAAAATATCGCATATCTGGTTTAACATCACAAGCAACTAGAGAGCTGAC TTTTCCTGTAGATGAAAGAGGTACAATGAAATCTGTTGTGGAGTACTTTTATGAAACTTATGGTTTCGTAATCCAACACACCCAATGGCCTTGTCTACAAGTCGGAAACCAGCAGAGAGCAAATTATTTGCCAATGGAG GTATGCAAGATTGTTGAGGGTCAGAGGTACTCCAAGAGGTTGAATGAGAGACAGATCACTGCTCTGCTGAGGGTCACCTGCCAGCGTCCTCAGGAAAGGGAGTATGATATCATTGAG ACAGTACATCAGAATGCTTACCATGAGGACCCTCATGCCAAGGAATTTGGAATTAAAATTAGCGAGAAGCTTGCTTCAGTTGAAGCACGCATTCTACCTGCACCATGG CTTAAATATCATGATACGGGTAGAGAGAAGAACTGCCTTCCTCAAGTTGGGCAATGGAATATGATGAATAAG AAAATGGTTAATGGTGGGACTGTAAACAACTGGATCTGCATAAATTTTTCTCGGCAAGTCCAAGATAGTGTGGCACTAAGGTTTTGTTATGAACTTTCACAAATGTGTTATATCTCTGGCATG GCTTTTACTCCTGAACCAGTGCTTCCTCCAATTAGTGCTCGTCCAGAGCAAGTGGAGAAGGTCTTGAAAACAAGATATCATGATGCCATGACTAAACTCCAAACCCAGCGCAAAGAGCTTGACCTGCTAATTGTTATTCTTCCAGACAATAATGGCTCTCTTTATG GTGATTTGAAAAGGATTTGTGAGACAGATCTTGGAATTGTTTCTCAGTGCTGCTTGACTAAACATGTATTTAAAATGAGCAAACAGTATTTGGCTAATGTGGCATTGAAGATTAATGTCAAGGTTGGAGGAAGGAATACAGTTCTTGTTGATGCGATATCACGACGAATACCTCTAGTCAGTGACCGACCGACTATAATTTTTGGTGCTGATGTTACCCATCCGCACCCTGGGGAGGATTCAAGCCCTTCTATTGCAGCT GTTGTTGCCTCCCAAGATTGGCCCGAGATTACGAAGTATGCTGGTTTGGTTTGTGCTCAAGCTCATCGCCAGGAGCTCATCCAAGATTTATTCAAGACATGGCAGGATCCAGTAAGGGGGACTGTTTCTGGTGGCATGATTAA GGAGCTCCTAATATCTTTCCGAAGAGCAACTGGACATAAGCCACAGCGCATCATATTCTACAG GGATGGTGTCAGTGAAGGCCAGTTTTATCAAGTGTTGTTGTATGAACTAGATGCTATTCGTAAG GCATGTGCTTCTTTGGAGCCAAATTATCAGCCTCCTGTTACCTTTGTTGTAGTACAAAAGCGACACCACACAAGGTTGTTTGCTAACAACCATAATGATCGCAATGCTGTTGACAAGAGTGGGAATATTTTGCCTG GCACAGTGGTGGACTCCAAAATCTGTCATCCCACGGAGTTTGACTTCTACTTATGTAGCCATGCTGGGATTCAG GGTACAAGCCGTCCAGCTCATTATCATGTGCTATGGGATGAGAACAAGTTTACAGCTGATGCTTTGCAGTCTCTTACAAATAACCTTTGCTATAC ATATGCAAGGTGCACGCGATCTGTGTCTATCG TTCCCCCTGCATACTATGCTCATCTTGCTGCATTCCGAGCTCGTTTTTACATGGAACCAGAGACTTCAGACAGTGGATCAATGATAAGTGGCCCTGCAGCAGGGCGAGGAGGTATGGGTGGAAGTGCTGGTCCACGAAGCACAAGAGCACCTGCTGCTGCTACTGCTGTGAGACCTCTGCCTGCCCTTAAGGAAAATGTCAAGCGGGTTATGTTTTATTGTTAG